Part of the Spirochaetota bacterium genome is shown below.
AGGCGATGGCGATGCTTAAAGCGGCTCTGAACTGGGTGCGTGCGCACAAGAAAATCGTGTTCATATACGCGCCCATGGCGATACTGGTAAGCTTTTCAGTGTACACGGGGATCGTGTACCTGGAATGGGAGCACGACAAGGAAGGCTCGCTGAAAAAGCTCGCGCGCTACAAGAAACTGATCGATCACACGGAGGAGCTCCGCCAGGGGTCCTCGTACAGCTACAGCGACGTCGATCTCTCCGCGAAGGTGGTCGATATCCCCACGCGCATCTACGACCGGAACGGAAAAACGATCGGGGAGTTTTTCGAGCAGAAGCGCGAAATCGTCCCCTATGCTTCGATCCCGTCGTGGCTGGTAAAGGCGGTGATCGCGAGCGAGGACCGGGATTTCCAGGAGCATCGGGGGGTGAGCTTCAAGGGCATCTTCCGCGCCTTCCTGGTGAACATCGTGAGCCTGCGCGTGGTGCAGGGCGGAAGCACCATCACCCAGCAGCTTGCGAAGGTCCTGTTCACGGACATGGAGCGCAGCCTGAAGCGGAAGATCTACGAGGCATTCTGCGCCTGGGAGATCGAAAAGCGCTACGATAAGACCGATATACTCTCGATGTATCTCAATCTCATTTATTTCGGGAACGGCGCGTACGGCGTGGAGGCGGCCTCGCGCATGTTTTTCGGCACCTCGGTCAGGGAACTGAATGAAACCGAGTGCGCCATGATCGTGGGGACGATATCGAACCCCCTCATATACTCGCCGCTCACCAATCTCCCCAACTCCCTGTCCAAGACGAAGCGCATCATGCAGTCGATGGTGGACGCCGGTTTCACGAGGAAGGACGCGGCCGATTACCAGTTCCGGAAATTCACCGGCAAGTGGGACGTGAAATTCGACGCGGGGGGGAAGCCCGTCTCCTCGCTCATCGGGAGCTTCCTCATGAGCTCGTATCGGGTCAATCGCGCGCCGCTGTTCAACGAGCAGATACGCAAAATGCTCGTCGACAAGTTCGGGGAGGACGTGGTGAAGAAGGGCGGCCTCTCGGTCTACACGACGATAGACGGGGCGCGGCAGGACGTCGCCGAAAAGGAGCTCAAGGCCGGCGTGCTGGGACAAAGGGAGTACCACCTCGCGCAGGCCGAGCAGAAGCGCGGCACCAGGGCGTACGAGGAGGAGCGCGAAAACGCGAGCAACATCGAGGGCGCGCTCATCGCATTGAACCCGCAGACCGGGGAGATCGTGTCGTACGTGGGCGGGTACAGTTTTTCCACGCAGAATCAGATGGACCATGTGGCGCAAGTTTACCGCCAGCCCGGTTCGTCTTTCAAGCCGCTCATCTACGCGGCCGCCCTCGAAGCGCGGGACATCACGCCATCCAGCGCGATCATCGACGAGGAGAAGGTGTTCAGGAAGGGGTACGCCCCCAAGAACTACGACAACAAGTACCTGGGCAAGGTGACGGCCCGGGACGCGCTCGCGAAGTCCATCAATATCGCCGCCGTAAAAGTGCTCGATACCACCGGCTATTCGAAGGTGATAAGGTATATCCGCGCCGGCCTGGACCTCTCCTCGTCCGAGATGGGCCACAGGTTCCAGGAGACCCTCTCCATGGCGCTGGGCGCCTACGAGCTTTCCCCGCTGGAGAACTGCACCCTGCACGCGGTACTCGTCAACGGGGGGAATTTCATCAAGCCCTACGGCCTTCGCCACGTGAAGGACTACAACGGGAACATCGTATGGAACTTCGAGGAAGAGGTCGCCGACGAGGTCCGCGAGAAGAGAAAAAAATTTCGTAAAATTATTGACCCCGTGGCGTGCGCTGTTACAGTATCGATGCTCAAGGGCGTGTTTGAGGAGGGGGGCACCGCGTATTACGCCATTAAAGGAAGAAACATCCCCTTCCCTGTCGCGGGCAAGACCGGAACGACATCTAACTACAGCGACGCATGGTTTATCGGTTATACGGCGAATATCGTGACCGCGGTATGGGTCGGGAACCGGAAGGGCGCCATCTCGCTTGGCCAGGGACGCGCGGGCGGGGTAATATCGGCGAACATCTGGTCGAATTATATCGGACAATGCTACCAGAAGGGATCGTACCCCGGGGATTTCCAGCTCCCGGAGGACGGATATACGCGGCAGACGATTTGCCTGGACTCGGGCATGGTTCCGCGGGAGAAGGGTATCTGCCCCCGTGTCGCGGTCGACGAGATATTCTACTCCGGTACCGAGCCAGGGGAATATTGCCCGATCCACGTGAAGAAGGCGGAAGGGCAGGGCAAGGCGGCGGTCAAATGAAACGGGGAATTTCGGGCATGAAAGAACGCGCGCTCTTTATCGGCTGCATACTGACCCTGGCCCTCTTGGGGGCCTCGTTTCGGTGGCCTGTCGACCAGGGTAAGATAACCTCCGTGTTCGGCGAGGCCAGGGCCGACCATTTCCACGACGGGGTGGACATGGTGTGCGCCGATCTCAAGGTGTACCCTATCGCCGAGGGCGAGCTTGCCTATCTTTGGGACAAGGCGCTCTTCCCCCTGGACCATTACTCAGGAGGGGGAAATTACCGCGTGTTGAGGCACGAGGACGGCAGATATTCGCTCTATCTCCACCTGGAGGACAGCGGGTCCTACAAGGACGCGTACGGTGAGAGGGACGTCGTGGGAATTATCGGCAACACGGGCCGCTCCTATGGGCGGCACCTGCACTTCACGGTAATGGATCCCGTTTCGCGCTCCTCGGTGGACCCCATGAGCTTCATGCCGGGTTTCGAGGACACCGCGCCGCCCCGCATCGCCGAGGTCTACCTGCGGCTGCCCGAGAAATACCATGTCCTGGGCAATAACTCGAACATACGGCTGACCAGGCACCACCCCCTGCTGGTGAGCATTTCCGATTCCATGGGGGGCAGGGAGAGCGTAGGGGTTCACTACCTCGCGGTCGAGCTGAACGGCAAAAAGGTGCTGGAAATAAATTTCTCGGAAATAAATTTCTCGAAAAATGGATTGACAATTTCAGGCAAAAAATTTCAGGATTTATTCGACGAGAAGGGATACTACCGCGTGGGCGATCCGGTCTATGCCCAGGGGTCCAATACAGTAAAGATCGTGGCCCGGGACTTCCGCGGCAACGAAGCCGTTAAAGATATTACTTTCAACGCCAAGCTCGAGATCCAGTAGCGCATGGAAGCGCCGGGTAACGCTGGAGGGGGAACCTGTCCGTGAAAAACATGATTCCTTACATCAGGAGGAAGAAGAATATCAAGCAGTACGATATGGCGAAAGCGCTGCGCGTTTCGCCGTCGTACCTGTGCAAGATTGAAAAAGGCATCCAGGAGCCTTCGGACAAATTCAGGCAGGCGTGCGCCAAGTACCTTGGTGTGACCGCGATTTCGCTCTTCCCGGCGGCGATCGACGACGCGAAAATACGCACGATCAACAAGTCTTTCAGCAACAAGCTCTGGAGCGTGAGGAAGGAAAAGAGAATAAAACAGTACGAGCTCGCGAAACAGCTGCGGTGCTCGCCCTCCTACCTTTCGAAGGTGGAGAAAGGGCTTCAGGAGCCCACGGCCCAGTTTAAGAAAACCTGCGCCAAGATATTAAAGACCAAGGAGTCCGAGCTCTTCCCCTCGTAAAGAAGGAACCCCCGCACGTTCCGGTTCTCCGGGCCCTGCGAACGCTCAACATACATGAATCATACCACAATCGATTATCTGGTCATCGTGTTCTCCCTGGCGCTCTCTGCGTTCTTCAACAGTTCGGAAAGCGCCCTGTTCTCCCTTAAAAGTTCCCATTTGCTCAAATTCGCGTCGTCGCCGCATGCGCGGGAAAAGCTCGTGGGCGAGGTGATGAACAGGCCCGAAAAGATACTCATTACCATCCTGCTGGGCAACCTGCTCGTGAGCTTCGCCGCTTCGACCGTTGCCACGCGGCTGCTTTTGGAGGTGTACGGCGACGTGGGACATTTCATCGCGATCGCGGTCGTCACCCCGGTGGTGATCATCCTCTGCGAGGTGATGCCCAAGACGTTTTCGATCGCGGACCCCGTGTACTTTGCCAGGCTGGTGATTTCACCGCTCAATTTTTTCAATCGGCTTTTCTACCCCGTGCGCGAGGCACTCCTTGCGCTTGTGAACGTGTTCATCCGGCTTTTCAGCCTGAAGACCGACAGCTCGGGCCTGATCACCGAGGACGAACTGGACGCGGCGCTCCTGATGGGCGAGCACGGCGGACTCATTGGCAAGGAGGAGGGGATTTTCATAAAGAACGTGCTCCGCTTTTCAAAGAAGGAGGCGCAGAACGTGATGACGCCCCGCAACCAGGCGGTCTTCGTGCCCTATGGCGCGAGCGTCGAGAAGGCGGCCGAAATCTTTCTCAAATCCGGGCTCGTGCGCGCCGCGGTGTTCAAGAAGGACCTGGACGATATCGTGGGGGTCCTGGATTCCCGCACCCTGATCCCCTACCGATGGGGATTCAAGAAGGCGCAAAATATCAACCGCATGCTCTATACCATGCACCACTATCCCGCCACCAAGGAGCTGGGCGAGCTCCTGGTCGAGTTCCTGAACAAGAGCATCCAGATAGCGATCGTCGTGGACGAATACGGGGGCACCGCGGGCGTCGTCACACTCTCCGGCATACTGTCCGAGCTCATGGGAAGGGAGTTCTCGGACTGGGACGACCCGGGCAGGCCGGAGGTGCGCCGCATAACGGGAGATCGCGCCGTTATCGAAGGGGATATGCAGATCGACGATTTCAATCACGCCTTTGGCGAGGATCTCTCGAGCTCGGAATCCGAAACGATGGCGGGTTTCATGATCGAGCGGCTTGAGCACTTTCCCGGGAAGGACGAGGTCGTCAGGACCCAAAAGCACGTTCTGCGGGTCAAGCGCACCGCGAACAATCGCATCGTGAGCATCGAGGTCATGCGCGGGGACGAACACCGATGATATCGCAATTCGTGGTTTACAATATGTCGATCGTGGCGTTCATGGCCTTCTCGTTTTTCTTTTCGGGGATCGAAACGGCGATCATCAGCTCGAGCCCCAT
Proteins encoded:
- a CDS encoding XRE family transcriptional regulator, translated to MIPYIRRKKNIKQYDMAKALRVSPSYLCKIEKGIQEPSDKFRQACAKYLGVTAISLFPAAIDDAKIRTINKSFSNKLWSVRKEKRIKQYELAKQLRCSPSYLSKVEKGLQEPTAQFKKTCAKILKTKESELFPS
- a CDS encoding PBP1A family penicillin-binding protein, with product MAMLKAALNWVRAHKKIVFIYAPMAILVSFSVYTGIVYLEWEHDKEGSLKKLARYKKLIDHTEELRQGSSYSYSDVDLSAKVVDIPTRIYDRNGKTIGEFFEQKREIVPYASIPSWLVKAVIASEDRDFQEHRGVSFKGIFRAFLVNIVSLRVVQGGSTITQQLAKVLFTDMERSLKRKIYEAFCAWEIEKRYDKTDILSMYLNLIYFGNGAYGVEAASRMFFGTSVRELNETECAMIVGTISNPLIYSPLTNLPNSLSKTKRIMQSMVDAGFTRKDAADYQFRKFTGKWDVKFDAGGKPVSSLIGSFLMSSYRVNRAPLFNEQIRKMLVDKFGEDVVKKGGLSVYTTIDGARQDVAEKELKAGVLGQREYHLAQAEQKRGTRAYEEERENASNIEGALIALNPQTGEIVSYVGGYSFSTQNQMDHVAQVYRQPGSSFKPLIYAAALEARDITPSSAIIDEEKVFRKGYAPKNYDNKYLGKVTARDALAKSINIAAVKVLDTTGYSKVIRYIRAGLDLSSSEMGHRFQETLSMALGAYELSPLENCTLHAVLVNGGNFIKPYGLRHVKDYNGNIVWNFEEEVADEVREKRKKFRKIIDPVACAVTVSMLKGVFEEGGTAYYAIKGRNIPFPVAGKTGTTSNYSDAWFIGYTANIVTAVWVGNRKGAISLGQGRAGGVISANIWSNYIGQCYQKGSYPGDFQLPEDGYTRQTICLDSGMVPREKGICPRVAVDEIFYSGTEPGEYCPIHVKKAEGQGKAAVK
- a CDS encoding M23 family metallopeptidase, with amino-acid sequence MGREPEGRHLAWPGTRGRGNIGEHLVELYRTMLPEGIVPRGFPAPGGRIYAADDLPGLGHGSAGEGYLPPCRGRRDILLRYRARGILPDPREEGGRAGQGGGQMKRGISGMKERALFIGCILTLALLGASFRWPVDQGKITSVFGEARADHFHDGVDMVCADLKVYPIAEGELAYLWDKALFPLDHYSGGGNYRVLRHEDGRYSLYLHLEDSGSYKDAYGERDVVGIIGNTGRSYGRHLHFTVMDPVSRSSVDPMSFMPGFEDTAPPRIAEVYLRLPEKYHVLGNNSNIRLTRHHPLLVSISDSMGGRESVGVHYLAVELNGKKVLEINFSEINFSKNGLTISGKKFQDLFDEKGYYRVGDPVYAQGSNTVKIVARDFRGNEAVKDITFNAKLEIQ
- a CDS encoding HlyC/CorC family transporter codes for the protein MNHTTIDYLVIVFSLALSAFFNSSESALFSLKSSHLLKFASSPHAREKLVGEVMNRPEKILITILLGNLLVSFAASTVATRLLLEVYGDVGHFIAIAVVTPVVIILCEVMPKTFSIADPVYFARLVISPLNFFNRLFYPVREALLALVNVFIRLFSLKTDSSGLITEDELDAALLMGEHGGLIGKEEGIFIKNVLRFSKKEAQNVMTPRNQAVFVPYGASVEKAAEIFLKSGLVRAAVFKKDLDDIVGVLDSRTLIPYRWGFKKAQNINRMLYTMHHYPATKELGELLVEFLNKSIQIAIVVDEYGGTAGVVTLSGILSELMGREFSDWDDPGRPEVRRITGDRAVIEGDMQIDDFNHAFGEDLSSSESETMAGFMIERLEHFPGKDEVVRTQKHVLRVKRTANNRIVSIEVMRGDEHR